From a region of the bacterium genome:
- a CDS encoding efflux RND transporter permease subunit — MINAILRFSLKNRFLVIALAALVLVYGTMTLLKLPVDVFPDLNRPTVTIMTEAPGLAPEEVETLVTMPLETAMNGAPGVNRVRSSSGIGLSVIYVEFDWGTDIYKDRQIVSEKLQIAKERLPDTVTPAMGPIASIMGEIMLIGMSSETMDPMEVRTWADWVVRQRLLTIPGVAQVVNIGGGVRQYQVQVSPARLKQYGFSLEEVEKAVSGSNQNTTGGFVERRGQEFMIRNMGRAASPADIEATVVGVRNGVPVTLAQVAEVRFAPMIKRGDASVNGRPAVILSVQKQPGANTVALTEQIDHVLADLKRTLPSEIALNGDLFRQARFIEASVANVEEALRDGAILVLIVLFLFLLNFRTTFITLTAIPLSFVVTFLFMKAFGISVNTMTLGGLAIAIGELVDDAIVDVENIFRRLRENRQLPDPKPALQVVYEASSEIRNSIVFATVIVVLVFVPLFAMGGIEGRMFVPLGIAYIVSILASLFVSITVTPALASYLLPNMKATGQHQDGWLVRQLKRVNAWILERTLRHPKPVLVVAGTLVVIAGATVPFFGREFLPPFNEGTATVSVMALPGTSLSESNRMGGIAEREILKVPEVLSVGRRTGRAEMDEHAEGVHSSEIDVDLKASGRSRQAVLDDIRDRVKAIPGVSVSVGQPIAHRLDHLLSGIRAQIAVKLFGPDLDVLRAKAMEIEEAMAHVPGAVDVQTEKQVLVPQLKIEADREAAARYGIQPGALTEILETALNGRVVSQVLEGQRTFDLLVRFDQSAHDSPQAIEEALIDTPSGQKIPLAAVARVVETKGPNLINRENVQRRIVVQANTSGRDLGAVVKDIQQAIASKVELPQGYFITYGGQFESQQEASRLIGVLGIASLLGIFMALFLHLRSANLVLQIMLSIPMALIGSVAAILLTGRVMSVASLVGFVTLAGIASRNGIMMISHYLHLMREEGEDFTRQMIVRGSQERLVPVLMTASTAMLALIPIALSAGEPGKEILQPVAVVILGGLLSSTLLNFIVVPPVFYLFGRKAAARVLAHEAKEPFHDQAAPRPGHGPDVQPGGAAGLGA; from the coding sequence ATGATCAACGCCATCCTGCGCTTCTCCCTCAAAAATCGCTTCCTGGTCATCGCCCTGGCTGCACTGGTGCTGGTCTACGGCACCATGACCCTGCTCAAGCTACCCGTCGACGTCTTCCCCGACCTCAACCGGCCGACCGTCACCATCATGACGGAGGCTCCCGGCCTCGCGCCGGAAGAGGTCGAAACCCTGGTGACCATGCCCCTCGAGACCGCCATGAACGGGGCCCCCGGGGTCAACCGGGTGCGCTCGAGCTCGGGCATCGGGCTCTCGGTCATCTACGTGGAGTTCGACTGGGGCACCGACATCTACAAGGACCGCCAGATCGTCTCCGAGAAGCTCCAGATCGCCAAGGAGCGCCTCCCCGACACCGTCACCCCGGCCATGGGCCCCATCGCCTCGATCATGGGCGAGATCATGCTGATCGGGATGAGCTCGGAGACCATGGACCCGATGGAGGTGCGGACCTGGGCGGACTGGGTGGTGCGCCAGCGCCTGTTGACCATTCCCGGCGTCGCCCAGGTCGTCAACATCGGGGGCGGGGTGCGGCAGTACCAGGTGCAGGTGAGCCCCGCGCGCCTCAAGCAGTACGGCTTCAGCCTCGAAGAGGTCGAGAAGGCCGTCTCGGGGAGCAACCAGAACACCACCGGCGGCTTCGTCGAGCGGCGAGGCCAGGAGTTCATGATCCGGAATATGGGCCGTGCCGCCTCCCCGGCCGATATCGAGGCGACGGTGGTCGGGGTGCGAAACGGGGTGCCCGTCACCCTGGCGCAGGTGGCCGAAGTGCGCTTCGCCCCCATGATCAAGCGCGGGGACGCGTCGGTGAACGGCCGGCCCGCCGTGATCCTGAGCGTGCAAAAGCAGCCGGGCGCCAACACCGTCGCGCTCACCGAGCAGATCGATCACGTGCTCGCCGACCTCAAACGGACCCTCCCCTCGGAGATCGCCCTCAACGGCGACCTGTTCCGCCAGGCCCGCTTCATCGAGGCGTCGGTGGCCAACGTCGAGGAAGCCCTGCGCGATGGGGCGATCCTCGTGCTCATCGTGCTCTTCCTCTTCCTCTTGAACTTCCGGACGACCTTCATCACCCTGACGGCCATCCCCCTCTCGTTCGTCGTGACCTTCCTGTTCATGAAGGCCTTCGGGATCTCGGTCAACACCATGACCCTCGGGGGCCTTGCGATCGCCATCGGCGAGCTGGTGGACGACGCCATCGTGGACGTGGAGAACATCTTCCGTCGATTGCGCGAGAACCGTCAGCTTCCCGACCCGAAACCCGCGCTGCAAGTCGTCTACGAGGCCTCCAGCGAGATCCGCAACTCGATCGTCTTCGCCACCGTCATCGTGGTGCTGGTCTTCGTGCCGCTGTTCGCCATGGGCGGCATTGAGGGGCGCATGTTCGTGCCCCTCGGGATCGCCTACATCGTCTCCATCCTGGCGTCCCTGTTCGTCTCCATCACCGTCACCCCCGCGCTCGCCTCCTACCTCCTGCCCAACATGAAGGCGACCGGGCAGCACCAGGACGGCTGGCTGGTCCGCCAGCTGAAGCGCGTCAACGCCTGGATCCTCGAACGTACCCTGCGGCACCCCAAGCCGGTGCTCGTGGTCGCAGGCACGCTGGTGGTCATCGCCGGTGCGACCGTTCCCTTCTTCGGGCGCGAGTTCCTGCCCCCCTTCAACGAGGGGACGGCGACCGTGAGCGTCATGGCCCTGCCCGGGACCTCCCTGAGCGAGTCCAACCGCATGGGGGGCATCGCCGAGCGCGAGATCTTGAAGGTCCCGGAGGTCCTCTCAGTCGGTCGCCGGACCGGCCGCGCCGAGATGGACGAGCACGCCGAGGGGGTCCACTCCTCCGAGATCGACGTGGACCTCAAGGCGTCCGGGCGCTCGCGCCAGGCCGTGCTGGACGACATCCGCGATCGGGTCAAGGCCATTCCGGGCGTCTCGGTCAGCGTCGGGCAACCCATCGCCCACCGGCTGGATCACCTGCTCTCGGGCATCCGCGCCCAGATCGCCGTCAAACTCTTCGGCCCAGACCTCGACGTGCTCAGGGCCAAGGCAATGGAGATCGAGGAGGCCATGGCCCACGTGCCGGGCGCCGTGGACGTCCAGACCGAAAAGCAGGTCCTCGTGCCTCAGCTCAAGATCGAGGCCGACCGCGAAGCGGCCGCGCGCTATGGCATCCAGCCCGGCGCCCTGACCGAGATCCTCGAGACCGCCCTCAACGGCCGCGTCGTCTCGCAGGTGCTGGAGGGCCAGCGCACGTTCGATCTGCTCGTACGGTTCGACCAGTCGGCGCACGACAGTCCCCAGGCCATCGAGGAGGCCCTGATCGACACGCCGAGCGGTCAGAAGATCCCGCTCGCCGCCGTGGCACGGGTCGTCGAGACCAAGGGCCCGAACCTCATCAACCGGGAGAACGTGCAGCGCCGGATCGTCGTCCAGGCCAACACCTCGGGGCGCGACCTGGGAGCGGTGGTCAAGGACATCCAGCAGGCGATCGCCTCCAAGGTCGAGCTGCCCCAGGGCTACTTCATCACCTACGGCGGTCAGTTCGAGAGTCAGCAAGAGGCCTCACGCCTCATCGGCGTGCTGGGCATCGCCTCCTTGCTCGGGATCTTCATGGCCCTCTTCCTGCACCTGCGCTCCGCCAACCTGGTCCTCCAGATCATGCTGAGCATCCCCATGGCGCTCATCGGGTCGGTGGCGGCCATCCTCCTGACCGGCCGGGTCATGTCGGTGGCCTCGCTGGTGGGGTTCGTGACCCTGGCGGGCATCGCGAGCCGCAATGGGATCATGATGATCTCCCACTACCTGCACCTGATGCGGGAAGAGGGCGAGGACTTCACCCGCCAGATGATCGTGCGCGGCTCGCAAGAGCGCCTGGTGCCCGTGCTCATGACCGCCTCGACGGCCATGCTGGCGCTGATCCCCATCGCCCTCTCCGCGGGCGAGCCGGGCAAGGAGATCCTCCAGCCGGTGGCCGTCGTCATCCTGGGCGGGTTGCTCTCTTCGACCCTCTTGAACTTCATCGTCGTTCCCCCCGTCTTCTACCTGTTCGGGCGCAAGGCCGCCGCGCGCGTCCTCGCCCACGAAGCAAAGGAGCCCTTCCATGATCAAGCTGCCCCTCGCCCTGGCCACGGCCCTGACGTTCAGCCTGGCGGTGCTGCCGGCCTCGGCGCATAG
- a CDS encoding hemin ABC transporter substrate-binding protein, translating into MKPSALNPRRLARILAAGLLLAVAAGPLSATPALAANKAQAATTDKARVVTVGGGVTEIAYALGAGAQVVGVDTSSLYPKAATKLPQVGYQRMLSTEGVLALRPTLALVSEDAGPPAAIEQLKAAGVKLVSVTNDHSLEAARARITTVASALGREAEGKRLIATLDREAQAALAKAKAMTARPKVLFIFAHGQNAVNVGGKGTAADEMIRLAGGTNALNEFGGYKPLTAEAVVKAAPDVILITAIGAGSLGGVDAILQLPGISLTPAGKNQRVVTMDDVELLTFGPRTGRAIAQLNAGLIGGKAK; encoded by the coding sequence ATGAAACCGTCAGCACTGAATCCCCGGCGCCTCGCGCGCATCCTCGCGGCGGGCCTGCTGCTCGCCGTCGCGGCCGGCCCCCTGAGCGCCACCCCCGCCCTGGCCGCCAACAAGGCCCAGGCGGCCACGACCGACAAGGCCCGCGTCGTCACGGTCGGCGGCGGCGTCACCGAGATCGCCTACGCCCTCGGCGCCGGCGCGCAGGTGGTGGGCGTCGATACCTCGAGCCTCTACCCCAAGGCGGCCACCAAGCTGCCCCAGGTCGGCTACCAGCGCATGCTCTCGACCGAAGGTGTCCTCGCCCTCAGGCCCACCCTCGCGCTCGTCAGCGAGGACGCGGGCCCTCCCGCCGCCATCGAGCAGCTCAAGGCCGCCGGCGTGAAGCTCGTCTCGGTCACCAACGATCACTCGCTCGAAGCCGCCCGCGCGCGGATCACGACCGTCGCCTCGGCTCTCGGCCGCGAGGCGGAGGGCAAGCGCCTGATCGCCACCCTGGACCGCGAGGCCCAGGCGGCCCTCGCCAAGGCCAAGGCCATGACCGCGCGCCCCAAGGTCCTCTTCATCTTCGCCCACGGCCAGAACGCGGTGAACGTCGGCGGCAAGGGCACCGCCGCCGACGAGATGATCCGCCTTGCGGGCGGCACCAACGCCCTGAACGAGTTCGGCGGCTACAAGCCCCTCACCGCCGAAGCCGTGGTCAAGGCGGCCCCCGACGTCATCCTCATCACCGCCATCGGCGCAGGCAGCCTGGGCGGGGTCGACGCCATCCTGCAACTGCCGGGCATCTCGCTGACGCCCGCCGGCAAGAACCAGCGCGTCGTGACCATGGACGACGTGGAGCTGCTCACCTTCGGCCCCCGCACGGGGCGCGCGATCGCCCAGCTCAACGCCGGCCTGATCGGGGGTAAGGCGAAATGA
- a CDS encoding heme ABC transporter ATP-binding protein, with translation MIQATGITVRAKQRCLLENVSLEAQPGELLVILGANGAGKSTLLKTLSGERRPENGEIRMAGKMLDAWSIGEQARMRAFVAQESPLDFPYRVLEVVLMGRTPHVVRREGESDRVIATRALEAVGLEGFEDRRYPSLSGGERQRVHLARALAQVWEPSQERYLLLDEPTSWLDLAHQHQALQLARRFTREGGVAVAVLHDLNLAAQYADRILLLKAGRLLACGAVREVLTPENIRGTYGVEAAVIPHPHLDVPLIVPLAGHDLHESENPHVKPTDPRPLQSA, from the coding sequence ATGATCCAGGCCACCGGCATCACCGTCCGAGCGAAGCAGCGCTGCTTGCTCGAAAACGTCTCCCTCGAAGCGCAGCCCGGCGAGCTGCTCGTCATCCTCGGCGCCAACGGGGCGGGCAAGAGCACCCTGCTCAAGACCCTCTCGGGCGAGCGCCGTCCGGAAAACGGCGAGATCCGCATGGCGGGCAAGATGCTCGACGCCTGGAGCATCGGCGAGCAAGCGCGCATGCGCGCCTTCGTCGCCCAGGAGTCCCCGCTCGACTTCCCCTACCGCGTGCTGGAGGTCGTGCTCATGGGTCGGACCCCGCACGTCGTTCGCCGCGAAGGCGAAAGCGACCGGGTCATCGCGACCCGGGCCCTCGAAGCCGTTGGCCTCGAAGGCTTCGAGGACCGCCGCTACCCTTCCCTCTCGGGAGGCGAGCGCCAGCGCGTGCACCTGGCCCGGGCCCTGGCTCAGGTCTGGGAGCCCTCGCAGGAGCGCTACCTCCTGCTCGACGAGCCCACCTCGTGGCTCGATCTGGCCCACCAGCACCAGGCCCTCCAGCTGGCCCGGCGCTTCACCCGCGAGGGCGGCGTCGCCGTCGCGGTCCTCCACGACCTCAACCTGGCCGCGCAGTACGCCGACCGGATCCTGCTGCTCAAGGCAGGGCGGCTCCTGGCCTGCGGCGCGGTGCGCGAGGTCCTCACCCCCGAAAACATCCGCGGCACGTACGGTGTCGAAGCCGCCGTGATCCCGCATCCTCACCTTGACGTTCCCCTCATCGTGCCGCTTGCCGGACACGACCTCCACGAAAGCGAGAACCCCCATGTCAAGCCAACTGACCCTCGACCCCTCCAATCTGCTTGA
- a CDS encoding heavy-metal-associated domain-containing protein produces the protein MERSSASATLAIEGMSCKNCVAHVEEALAELPGLETATVDLASKQAHVRFDPAALSVERIVEAIEALDYQATPLA, from the coding sequence ATGGAACGCTCAAGCGCCTCTGCCACCCTCGCCATCGAGGGGATGAGCTGCAAAAACTGCGTGGCCCACGTCGAGGAAGCCCTGGCCGAGTTGCCCGGCCTCGAAACCGCCACCGTGGACCTCGCGAGCAAGCAAGCCCATGTCCGCTTCGATCCCGCCGCCCTCTCGGTCGAGCGGATCGTGGAAGCGATCGAAGCCCTCGACTACCAGGCGACCCCCCTCGCGTAA
- a CDS encoding efflux RND transporter periplasmic adaptor subunit: MRPRNFAWLFLLGLLSMTAPALAHGGEAHDEPPAAPASATTQATVASYAESESFELTLKSPPLAAKRHETIKLLLADYQTNQPIEGATLELEFSGPSTVTTNATPTAEKGIYLASLELPEPGSYQLVASITHGDQADLLTVDEIQVASAASGTGAPSRTPLLAGLGALAVLGAGGLLLARRRFGPTAVAGLLTITLPLGMANEVRAHAGHDHEEAMAAPVAVGAPIPLAKESQFLLGIRTVPAAERQVAQRTTLLGRLEPPTRQIVALHAPQAGRIATREVADVGDRVRKGQVLAVVEQVLSTSEQIQLASERLKYQSELTQLEASISQAEQDVAKTRADHQRALKLRDIVAGKSLVDAEISLRKAEDALKGLKGQRDRYARLAPPSLEAARRFPIVAPFDGVVAEAHATFGEQVEPSKLLYRVVDPRTLWMVADVYERDLAKVSRAKRGVLTVEALPGEKFQARLSSMGTLLDEQTRTLKARFLVDNAQDKLKGGMFGRLAVEVGGNARVTAVPASALAELNGKSVVFVRVSPETFAAREVVPGSSDGGWVALEGVKAGERVVTEGVYQLKSTAEKGPARR; this comes from the coding sequence ATGAGGCCCAGGAACTTTGCATGGTTATTCTTGCTCGGCTTGCTGAGCATGACGGCGCCGGCGCTGGCGCACGGGGGCGAGGCTCACGACGAGCCGCCCGCCGCCCCGGCAAGCGCCACCACGCAAGCGACCGTGGCCTCCTACGCGGAGTCGGAGAGCTTCGAGCTGACGCTCAAGTCGCCGCCGCTCGCGGCGAAGCGACACGAGACGATCAAGCTCTTGCTCGCCGACTATCAGACGAACCAGCCTATCGAAGGGGCGACGCTCGAACTGGAGTTCTCGGGCCCCTCGACGGTGACGACCAATGCCACCCCCACCGCCGAGAAGGGGATCTACCTCGCCTCCTTGGAGCTGCCCGAACCCGGCTCCTACCAGCTGGTCGCGAGCATCACCCACGGGGATCAGGCCGACCTCCTGACGGTGGACGAAATCCAGGTGGCGAGCGCCGCAAGCGGCACGGGCGCGCCGAGCCGAACGCCGCTCCTCGCCGGGCTGGGGGCCTTGGCCGTGCTCGGTGCGGGCGGCTTGCTGCTCGCGCGGCGCCGCTTCGGCCCCACCGCCGTCGCGGGCCTGCTCACCATCACTCTTCCGCTCGGCATGGCGAACGAAGTGCGGGCCCACGCCGGTCATGACCATGAGGAGGCGATGGCTGCCCCCGTGGCGGTGGGAGCGCCGATCCCGCTGGCCAAGGAAAGCCAGTTCCTCCTCGGCATCCGGACCGTCCCAGCCGCCGAGCGACAGGTCGCCCAGCGCACGACCCTGCTGGGCCGACTGGAGCCGCCCACCCGCCAGATCGTTGCCCTCCATGCACCGCAGGCAGGCCGCATCGCGACCCGCGAGGTGGCCGACGTGGGCGATCGCGTCCGCAAGGGCCAGGTCCTGGCGGTGGTCGAGCAGGTCCTCTCGACGAGCGAGCAGATCCAGCTTGCGAGCGAGCGCCTGAAGTACCAGAGCGAGCTCACCCAGCTCGAAGCGAGCATCTCCCAGGCCGAGCAGGACGTCGCCAAGACCCGAGCGGACCACCAGCGGGCCCTCAAACTGCGCGACATCGTCGCGGGCAAGTCCCTGGTGGACGCCGAGATTTCCCTGCGCAAGGCCGAAGACGCCCTCAAGGGGCTCAAGGGCCAGCGCGATCGCTACGCGCGCCTCGCGCCGCCGTCGCTGGAGGCGGCCCGCCGCTTCCCGATCGTTGCCCCCTTCGACGGCGTGGTCGCCGAGGCGCACGCAACCTTCGGAGAGCAGGTCGAGCCCAGCAAGCTGCTCTACCGGGTGGTGGATCCCCGCACCCTCTGGATGGTCGCGGACGTCTACGAGCGCGATCTCGCCAAGGTGAGCCGCGCCAAGCGCGGGGTCCTCACGGTCGAAGCCCTACCCGGCGAGAAGTTCCAGGCCCGCCTCTCCAGCATGGGGACCCTGCTCGACGAGCAGACCCGGACCCTGAAGGCGCGCTTTCTGGTCGACAACGCCCAGGACAAGCTCAAGGGCGGAATGTTCGGCCGCCTCGCGGTGGAGGTCGGCGGCAACGCCCGCGTGACCGCCGTGCCGGCCTCGGCCCTCGCCGAACTGAACGGCAAATCGGTGGTCTTCGTCCGCGTCTCCCCCGAAACCTTCGCCGCGCGCGAGGTCGTCCCGGGCAGCAGCGACGGGGGCTGGGTGGCACTCGAAGGCGTGAAAGCCGGTGAGCGGGTGGTGACCGAGGGCGTCTACCAGCTCAAGTCCACCGCCGAGAAGGGGCCGGCCCGCAGATGA
- a CDS encoding TonB family protein: protein MAVMTLHRTDTRPKARPFGGAVALSVTVHAILLGVAALGNGHHATPRPELVPIAVTLADLPAAKPVIPQVKPRQAPAPAKALAAPQRAVAAKAAPKPVADALAPATPTASASTALPVAVALSSATEAAPASDASAPFSDAIGASGASDAAGEQASSPDLGSLRDRYLATLRARLEAKKRTPRSELEGTVYVRFQVARDGAATDITLFGGSREPDLRAAALASVKAASPFKPLPTELSEEALTVEVPIVFELEDE, encoded by the coding sequence ATGGCGGTGATGACCCTGCATCGAACCGACACGAGGCCCAAGGCTCGCCCCTTCGGGGGAGCCGTGGCGCTCTCGGTCACGGTCCATGCAATCTTGCTCGGGGTGGCGGCGCTTGGAAATGGCCACCACGCCACTCCCCGGCCCGAGCTGGTCCCCATCGCCGTCACCCTCGCCGATCTCCCGGCCGCAAAGCCGGTCATCCCCCAGGTGAAGCCTCGGCAAGCCCCGGCACCCGCCAAGGCCCTCGCGGCCCCGCAACGGGCTGTGGCGGCCAAGGCCGCGCCGAAGCCGGTCGCGGATGCCCTCGCACCGGCAACCCCCACAGCCTCGGCCTCAACGGCGCTGCCCGTCGCCGTGGCGCTTTCGAGCGCCACGGAAGCCGCGCCCGCAAGCGATGCGTCCGCCCCCTTCAGCGACGCGATCGGGGCCTCCGGCGCGAGCGATGCGGCAGGCGAGCAGGCGAGCAGTCCCGATCTCGGATCGCTGCGCGATCGCTACCTCGCCACCCTGCGCGCGCGGCTCGAAGCCAAGAAGCGCACGCCGCGCAGCGAGCTCGAAGGTACGGTCTACGTGCGCTTCCAGGTCGCCCGCGACGGGGCGGCGACCGACATCACCCTCTTCGGCGGCTCCCGTGAGCCCGACCTGCGGGCCGCGGCCCTCGCATCCGTCAAGGCGGCCTCTCCCTTCAAGCCCTTGCCCACCGAGCTCTCGGAAGAGGCCCTGACGGTCGAGGTGCCCATCGTGTTCGAACTGGAGGACGAATGA
- a CDS encoding iron ABC transporter permease: MISAAASTASVRAIAPDRHGLRARAALVGLTGLLVVAVFAAIGIGALAISPGQAIGILAERLGLAASGSADPTLAGVLFGIRLPRVLLAAVIGAGLAAAGVAMQGIFRNPLADPGLVGVSSGAALAATAAIVLGQGLASRLPHPLGLMLTPVAAFVGSVLTTFLVWRLATRSRQTALTTMLLAGIAINAIAGAGTGILTYMASDPQLRNVTFWSMGSLNGATWTTLGIVTPFVGLTLIGLPWVARALNVMALGEADARHLGIAVERIKRLTIVLAALAVGASVAMVGMIGFIGLVAPHLVRLMLGPDHRVLLPGASLVGATLLVLADLASRVVVAPAELPIGILTAFLGGPFFLWLLLRAQNGATR; encoded by the coding sequence ATGATCTCGGCCGCCGCCTCGACGGCAAGCGTCCGCGCGATCGCCCCGGACCGTCACGGCCTGCGGGCCCGGGCCGCCCTCGTGGGCCTCACCGGGCTCCTGGTGGTCGCCGTCTTCGCGGCCATCGGGATCGGCGCACTCGCCATCTCGCCGGGACAGGCGATCGGCATCCTGGCCGAGCGCCTCGGCCTCGCGGCCTCAGGCAGCGCCGATCCGACGCTCGCAGGCGTCCTGTTCGGCATCCGCTTGCCCCGGGTCCTGCTCGCCGCCGTGATCGGCGCGGGGCTCGCTGCTGCAGGCGTCGCGATGCAGGGCATCTTCCGCAACCCCCTGGCCGACCCGGGCCTGGTCGGGGTGTCGAGCGGGGCAGCACTCGCCGCCACCGCGGCCATCGTGCTGGGGCAGGGCCTCGCCTCCCGGCTGCCCCATCCTCTCGGCCTGATGCTCACCCCCGTCGCGGCCTTCGTCGGCAGCGTGCTCACGACCTTCTTGGTCTGGCGCCTCGCCACGCGCAGCCGCCAGACGGCCCTCACCACCATGCTGCTCGCGGGCATCGCGATCAACGCCATCGCGGGAGCCGGCACCGGCATCCTCACCTACATGGCGAGCGACCCGCAGCTGCGTAACGTCACCTTCTGGTCCATGGGCAGCCTGAACGGGGCGACCTGGACCACCCTGGGCATCGTCACCCCCTTCGTGGGCCTCACGCTCATCGGGTTGCCCTGGGTCGCGCGGGCCCTCAACGTCATGGCGCTTGGCGAGGCCGACGCACGCCACCTGGGTATCGCCGTCGAGCGCATCAAGCGCCTGACGATCGTGCTCGCGGCCCTCGCCGTGGGCGCAAGCGTCGCCATGGTCGGCATGATCGGCTTCATCGGCCTGGTCGCACCTCACCTGGTCCGCCTGATGCTCGGGCCCGACCACCGCGTCCTCTTGCCCGGCGCAAGCCTCGTCGGCGCCACCCTCCTGGTGCTCGCCGATTTGGCCTCGCGCGTGGTGGTGGCCCCCGCCGAGCTGCCCATCGGGATCCTCACGGCGTTCCTCGGCGGCCCCTTCTTCCTCTGGCTCCTCTTGAGGGCGCAGAACGGAGCGACCCGATGA
- a CDS encoding hemin-degrading factor, whose product MSSQLTLDPSNLLERWAALREAEPRLRQRDAAKRLGVSEAEIIAAQLGAAAVRLTTDWPAIFEGIATLGPVMALTRNDHAVIEKTGPYAVAQFHGRVGTVLGEEIDLRIFLSRWHVGFALVEETPRGTRRSLQFFNQQGEAVHKVFQTGETEIEAFDALIARFKSAEQHHDLALSPKAAPKAEKPDAEVDVEALRKGWEGLQDTHDFVNLLKETGVSRTQAMRLVGHEWARPVGVMSQRQACETAVATQLPIMVFVGNPGMIEIHTGPINKLVQMETWFNILDPGFNLHLDEAGVTHAWVVRKPTRDGIVTSLELFDAEGEVVALFFGKRKPGNPELEAWREVAASLPTLVE is encoded by the coding sequence ATGTCAAGCCAACTGACCCTCGACCCCTCCAATCTGCTTGAGCGCTGGGCGGCCCTGCGTGAGGCCGAGCCCCGCCTGCGCCAGCGCGACGCCGCGAAGCGCCTCGGCGTGAGCGAGGCGGAAATCATCGCCGCACAGCTCGGCGCTGCCGCCGTGCGCCTTACGACCGACTGGCCCGCCATCTTCGAGGGGATCGCAACCCTCGGCCCCGTGATGGCCCTGACCCGCAACGACCACGCCGTGATCGAGAAGACCGGCCCCTACGCCGTGGCCCAGTTCCATGGCCGGGTCGGCACCGTCCTCGGTGAAGAGATCGATCTGCGCATCTTCCTCTCGCGCTGGCACGTGGGCTTCGCCCTGGTCGAGGAGACCCCCCGCGGCACCCGCCGCAGCCTCCAGTTCTTCAACCAGCAGGGCGAGGCCGTCCACAAGGTCTTCCAGACCGGCGAGACCGAGATCGAAGCCTTCGACGCGCTGATCGCGCGCTTCAAGAGCGCCGAGCAGCACCACGATCTCGCCCTCTCGCCCAAGGCCGCCCCGAAGGCCGAGAAGCCGGACGCCGAGGTAGACGTCGAGGCCCTGCGCAAGGGCTGGGAAGGCCTCCAGGACACCCACGACTTCGTGAACCTCCTCAAGGAGACCGGCGTGTCGCGCACCCAGGCCATGCGCCTGGTCGGCCACGAGTGGGCCCGGCCCGTGGGCGTGATGAGCCAGCGCCAGGCCTGCGAGACCGCCGTCGCCACCCAGCTGCCCATCATGGTCTTCGTCGGCAACCCCGGCATGATCGAGATCCACACCGGCCCCATCAACAAGCTGGTGCAGATGGAGACCTGGTTCAACATCCTCGATCCCGGCTTCAACCTGCACCTCGACGAGGCCGGCGTGACCCACGCCTGGGTGGTCCGCAAGCCCACCCGCGACGGCATCGTCACCAGCCTCGAGCTGTTCGACGCCGAGGGCGAGGTGGTCGCGCTCTTCTTCGGCAAGCGCAAGCCCGGCAACCCCGAGCTCGAAGCCTGGCGCGAGGTGGCCGCGAGCCTGCCGACCCTCGTCGAATAA